The following are encoded together in the Lathyrus oleraceus cultivar Zhongwan6 chromosome 3, CAAS_Psat_ZW6_1.0, whole genome shotgun sequence genome:
- the LOC127126709 gene encoding xyloglucan endotransglucosylase/hydrolase 1 isoform X1, giving the protein MGSSFWTVCLILASLVSSSFCALPRKPVDVPFGRNYYPTWAFDHIKYFNGGSEIQLHLDKSTGTGFQSKGSYLFGHFSMNIKMVPGDSAGTVTAFYLSSQNAEHDEIDFEFLGNRTGQPYILQTNVFTGGQGNKEQRIFLWFDPTKEFHRYSILWNMYQIVFYVDDVPIRVFKNSKDLGVKFPFDQPMKIYNSLWNADDWATRGGLEKTDWSKAPFIAGYKSFHIDGCEASVNSKFCATQGKRWWDQAEFRDLDAAQWRSLKWVREKYTIYNYCTDRKRLPQIPSECKRDGDI; this is encoded by the exons ATGGGTTCTTCATTTTGGACAGTGTGTTTGATTCTAGCATCACTTGTTTCTTCTTCATTCTGTGCTCTCCCAAGGAAGCCAGTGGATGTACCATTTGGTAGAAACTATTACCCTACTTGGGCTTTTGATCATATCAAATACTTCAATGGCGGTTCTGAGATTCAGCTTCATCTTGATAAGTCCACTG GTACTGGTTTTCAGTCCAAAGGTTCATACTTGTTTGGTCATTTCAGTATGAACATTAAGATGGTTCCTGGTGATTCTGCTGGAACAGTTACTGCTTTCTAC TTATCTTCACAAAATGCTGAACATGATGAGATAGATTTCGAGTTCTTGGGGAACAGAACAGGACAACCTTACATTTTACAAACAAATGTGTTCACTGGTGGACAAGGTAACAAAGAACAAAGGATATTTCTTTGGTTTGATCCAACAAAAGAATTTCACAGATACTCCATTCTATGGAACATGTACCAGATTGT TTTCTATGTGGATGATGTTCCAATAAGAGTGTTCAAGAACAGCAAAGATTTAGGAGTGAAATTTCCATTTGACCAACCAATGAAAATATACAACAGTTTATGGAATGCAGATGATTGGGCAACAAGGGGTGGATTAGAGAAAACAGACTGGTCAAAAGCACCATTCATAGCAGGATACAAAAGCTTCCACATTGATGGGTGTGAAGCATCTGTTAATTCAAAATTCTGTGCAACACAAGGAAAGAGATGGTGGGATCAAGCTGAGTTTCGTGATCTTGATGCAGCTCAATGGCGTAGCTTAAAGTGGGTGAGAGAAAAATACACCATTTACAATTACTGCACCGATAGAAAACGTTTACCTCAAATTCCCTCCGAATGCAAAAGAGATGGTGACATTTGA
- the LOC127130702 gene encoding tyrosine-protein phosphatase DSP3: protein MELINLCIFLQEVSLPILSDSIMEALKILLDVRNHPVLIHCKRGKHRTGCVVGCFRKMQNWCLSSVFEEYQCSAGAKSRTTDLTFIEMFDIINLRQCLYSIIYQYQGASKKRRLMYQGETTQKPPRLTSF from the exons ATGG aGTTAATAAATCTTTGTATTTTTCTGCAGGAAGTTTCTTTACCTATTCTCAGTGATTCTATTATGGAGGCTTTGAAAATTTtacttg ATGTGAGAAATCACCCTGTTTTGATTCATTGCAAACGAGGAAAG CATAGAACAGGTTGTGTAGTTGGTTGCTTCAGAAAGATGCAGAACTGGTGTCTGTCTTCTGTGTTTGAGGAGTACCAATGCTCTGCTGGTGCTAAATCCAGGACAACGGATTTAACATTTATAGAGATGTTTGACATCATAAATCTTAGGCAGTGCCTCTACAGCATCATCTACCAGTATCAAGGTGCTTCAAAGAAGCGCAGATTGATGTATCAAGGCGAGACTACGCAGAAGCCACCCCGTTTGACATCGTTTTAG